The following are encoded together in the Lathyrus oleraceus cultivar Zhongwan6 chromosome 3, CAAS_Psat_ZW6_1.0, whole genome shotgun sequence genome:
- the LOC127126966 gene encoding serine carboxypeptidase-like 20, protein MDKKFLVPLCILLMLLSVKAAPRRSLITHLPGFSGKFLSHHYSGYVSIDGNAETGKNLFYYFVSSERNPRKDPVVLWLNGGPGCSSFDGFVYEHGPFNFKAAESKENLPTLHNNPYSWSKVSNVIYLDSPTGVGFSYSKNISKYSTGDLQTASDTHAFLLKWFEQFPEFQANPFYISGESYAGIYVPTLAFEIAKEIQHRTKPVINLKGYLVGNGVTDPKFDNNAFIPFVHGMGLISDTIYENVHASCKENYYNSDSESDQCAKSMEKVSKAIQGLNVYNILEPCHHDPEVATNLSSNLPLSFQKLGLTERPLPVRKRMFGRAWPFRAPVRDGPVTLWPQLLANTRHVPCVSDEVATSWLNDISVRKAIHVDVASGTWELCTDRISFDHDAGGMIPYHKNLTKLGYRALIYSGDHDMCVPFTGSEAWTSSLGYKTVDEWRSWSSNDQIAGFLQAYENNLTFLTVKGAGHTVPEYKPREALDFYSRWLDGKSI, encoded by the exons ATGGACAAGAAATTTCTAGTACCACTCTGCATTCTTTTGATGCTTCTCTCTGTTAAAGCTGCTCCTCGAAGATCTCTCATCACACATCTCCCTGGTTTTTCTGGCAAATTCCTCTCCCACCATTACTCAGG ATATGTAAGTATTGATGGAAATGCTGAGACTGGAAAGAACCTGTTCTACTACTTTGTTAGTTCAGAAAGAAATCCCAGAAAAGATCCTGTTGTTCTATGGTTGAATGGTGGACCTGGTTGTTCAAGCTTTGATGGATTTGTTTATGAACATG GACCATTCAATTTCAAGGCAGCAGAATCAAAAGAGAACCTACCCACTTTGCATAACAATCCTTACAGCTGGTCTAAG GTTTCCAACGTTATATATTTGGATTCACCAACTGGTGTTGGGTTCTCTTACTCAAAAAACATAAGCAAGTATTCAACTGGGGACCTACAAACAGCTTCGGATACTCATGCTTTCCTCTTAAAG TGGTTTGAGCAATTTCCAGAATTCCAGGCCAATCCATTTTATATTTCTGGAGAGTCTTATGCTGGAATTTATGTACCCACTTTAGCTTTTGAAATTGCTAAAG AAATCCAGCATCGAACAAAGCCCGTGATCAATTTGAAG GGTTACTTGGTAGGAAACGGTGTCACGGACCCAAAATTTGACAACAATGCTTTTATCCCATTTGTGCATGGGATGGGCCTCATATCAGACACTATCTATGAG AATGTGCATGCTTCTTGCAAAGAAAACTACTACAATTCTGATTCTGAGAGTGATCAATGTGCTAAGAGCATGGAAAAAGTTAGTAAG GCTATTCAAGGGCTTAATGTGTACAATATATTAGAGCCATGCCACCATGATCCAGAAGTTGCAACAAACTTAAGTTCTAATTTGCCGTTGAGTTTCCAAAAATTAGGGTTAACAGAGAGACCTCTCCCAGTAAGAAAGAGGATGTTTGGTAGAGCTTGGCCTTTCAGAGCACCGGTTAGAGATGGTCCTGTTACCTTATGGCCTCAATTATTAGCCAACACCAGACACGTTCCTTGTGTC AGCGATGAAGTAGCAACATCGTGGCTAAACGACATTTCGGTCAGAAAAGCCATTCATGTTGATGTG GCAAGTGGTACGTGGGAATTATGTACTGATAGGATAAGTTTCGATCATGATGCTGGAGGCATGATTCCTTACCACAAGAATCTAACAAAATTGGGTTATAGAGCACTTATTTACAg TGGTGACCATGATATGTGTGTACCATTTACTGGAAGTGAAGCTTGGACAAGTTCTTTGGGGTACAAAACTGTGGATGAATGGAGGTCATGGAGCTCTAATGACCAAATTGCTGG ATTCTTACAAGCTTATGAGAATAACCTTACCTTTCTCACAGTAAAG GGAGCTGGGCACACCGTACCGGAATATAAGCCAAGGGAGGCACTGGATTTTTACAGCCGTTGGTTGGATGGAAAATCAATTTAA